In Paraburkholderia sprentiae WSM5005, a genomic segment contains:
- a CDS encoding helix-turn-helix transcriptional regulator, translating to MRNPNVSPVKDLLLKRYAPIADGIAALLYPCAEVVIHDLRDQTIAYLVNNLSRLEVGAPSVLDDAHFAARGQTIGPYEKLNWDGRRMRCVSNILFDDDGKPAGMLCVNFNIAVFEDVRSTLDLFIKGGTMTEAPTDDLFRDDWQDRINTYLHTWLRDRQIGINALTREHKREIVEALHAQGAFRGRSSANYVAAVLTMGRATVYKILKQMKEGG from the coding sequence ATGCGCAACCCGAACGTGTCTCCTGTCAAAGACTTGCTGCTGAAGCGCTACGCGCCGATCGCCGACGGCATCGCCGCGCTGCTCTATCCGTGCGCCGAAGTGGTGATTCACGATCTACGCGATCAGACCATCGCGTATCTGGTCAACAATCTGTCGCGGCTCGAGGTGGGTGCGCCGTCGGTGCTCGACGACGCGCACTTCGCGGCGCGCGGCCAGACCATCGGTCCCTACGAGAAACTGAACTGGGACGGCCGCCGCATGCGTTGCGTGAGCAACATCCTGTTCGACGACGACGGCAAGCCCGCCGGCATGCTGTGCGTGAACTTCAACATCGCCGTGTTCGAGGATGTGCGCTCGACGCTCGATCTGTTCATCAAGGGCGGCACGATGACGGAGGCGCCCACCGACGACCTGTTCCGCGACGACTGGCAGGACCGCATCAACACCTATCTGCACACCTGGTTGCGCGACCGGCAGATTGGCATCAATGCGCTGACGCGCGAGCACAAGCGCGAAATCGTCGAGGCGCTGCACGCACAGGGCGCGTTTCGCGGCCGCAGCTCGGCGAATTACGTCGCCGCGGTGCTGACGATGGGCCGCGCGACCGTCTACAAGATCCTCAAGCAGATGAAAGAGGGCGGCTGA
- a CDS encoding DUF1653 domain-containing protein, with translation MRYRHYKGGIYERVCEATLESDPTVTMIVYKAANGTIWTRPATVFFELVEQEGVKVPRFAPLDEFNNEADASHAD, from the coding sequence ATGCGCTACCGCCACTACAAAGGCGGCATTTACGAACGGGTCTGCGAGGCCACGCTCGAATCCGATCCGACGGTCACGATGATCGTCTACAAGGCGGCCAATGGTACGATCTGGACCCGTCCAGCGACGGTATTTTTCGAGCTGGTCGAGCAGGAAGGCGTCAAGGTGCCACGCTTTGCGCCGCTTGATGAGTTCAACAACGAGGCAGATGCGTCCCACGCGGATTAA
- a CDS encoding YqaE/Pmp3 family membrane protein — protein MRLLLAIILPWLQFFTIGRPFAGIICLLLQITVIGWVPAAIWSVYALSQYNTDKKIARAMGNGR, from the coding sequence ATGCGTCTTTTGCTTGCCATCATTCTGCCGTGGTTGCAGTTTTTCACGATCGGCCGTCCGTTTGCCGGCATCATCTGCCTGCTTCTTCAGATCACCGTAATCGGCTGGGTGCCGGCGGCCATATGGTCGGTGTATGCGCTGAGCCAGTACAACACGGACAAGAAAATCGCCCGGGCAATGGGCAACGGGCGGTAA
- a CDS encoding 2Fe-2S iron-sulfur cluster-binding protein, translating to MSAPTRPPMVRVEPLGHRFEAPDSLTILEAAAFANLRLPRSCRNGTCRTCLCRMTSGRVRYAIEWPGVSREEKADGYILPCVAIAETDVVIEVPDAVVIPAR from the coding sequence ATGTCCGCTCCCACCCGCCCGCCTATGGTTCGCGTCGAGCCGCTCGGCCATCGCTTCGAAGCGCCCGATTCGCTGACGATTCTCGAAGCCGCCGCTTTCGCGAATCTGCGTTTGCCGCGTTCGTGCCGCAACGGCACGTGCCGAACCTGCTTGTGCCGGATGACGTCCGGGCGGGTGCGCTACGCGATTGAATGGCCCGGCGTGAGCCGCGAGGAAAAGGCGGACGGTTATATCCTGCCCTGCGTGGCGATCGCCGAAACCGATGTGGTGATCGAAGTGCCGGACGCGGTCGTGATACCGGCACGGTAA